In one window of Gossypium arboreum isolate Shixiya-1 chromosome 4, ASM2569848v2, whole genome shotgun sequence DNA:
- the LOC108459954 gene encoding auxin-responsive protein SAUR32-like, which translates to MEKAKGKVKKGWLAVEVGLEEEDEQHGFQRFVIPISYLYHPLFKQLLDKAYEVYGYHTKGPLKLPCSVDDFLNLKWQIEKESNHHHHHHHHHHLPLTLPFHSC; encoded by the coding sequence ATGGAGAAGGCAAAGGGGAAGGTGAAGAAAGGGTGGCTTGCAGTGGAGGTAGGATTAGAAGAGGAGGATGAACAACATGGTTTTCAGCGATTTGTGATTCCTATATCTTACCTTTACCATCCACTTTTCAAGCAGCTGTTGGACAAGGCTTATGAGGTCTACGGCTACCACACCAAGGGACCTTTGAAGCTGCCATGTTCCGTCGATGATTTTCTTAATCTCAAGTGGCAAATAGAGAAAGAGTCCAACCATCACCACCACCATCACCATCACCATCATCTTCCTCTTACTTTACCCTTCCACTCTTGTTga